From the genome of Nicotiana sylvestris chromosome 2, ASM39365v2, whole genome shotgun sequence, one region includes:
- the LOC138885479 gene encoding uncharacterized protein has product MARKMKSLEQSPKNMQGLSGQKSISYFDLCMFPHVHLPVGFNMPKFEKYNGHRDPVAHLKRYCNQLRGAGRKKELLMAYFRESLTGIASEWYIDQEITHWHVWDDMARDFVRQFQYNVDIAPDRNTLFNLKKKTTESFHEYAVKRHEQTARVKPPIDEVEMVTIFLQAQEADYFQNMMAVVGKQFAEAIKIGEMIENGLKTGRILSRAAFKATSQAA; this is encoded by the coding sequence ATGGCTCGGAAAATGAAGAGCCTAGAACAAAGCccgaaaaacatgcaaggtctgagtggccaaaagagcATCTCATACTttgacctctgtatgtttccccatgtccacttgccagtTGGTTTCAatatgccaaaatttgaaaagtacaacgGGCACAGAGACCCGGTCGCTCATCTGAAACGATATTGTAACCAATTAAGGGGTGCTGGTAGAAAAaaggagctgctaatggcctattttagggaaagcctcaccggaatcgcttctgagtggtatatagatcaagaaattactcattggcatgtgtgggacgatatggctcgAGATTTTGTCCGCCAGTTCCAATATAATGTGGACATTGCTCCCGACAGAAACACTTTGttcaatttaaaaaagaaaaccaCGGAAAGCTTCCACGAGTATGCTGTCAAAAGGCATGAGCAAACAGCaagggtaaagcctccaatagACGAAGTTGAAATGGTCACGATCTTTCTGCAGgcccaagaggctgactacttccaaaacatgatggcTGTTGTGGGTAAGCAGttcgctgaggctatcaaaattggggaaatgaTTGAAAACGGTTTAAAAACGGGCCGAATCTTGAGTCGTGCTGCCTTTAAGGCCACATCACAGGCTGCTTAG